In Leptodesmis sichuanensis A121, the following are encoded in one genomic region:
- a CDS encoding carbon dioxide-concentrating mechanism protein CcmK — MAIAVGMVETLGFPAVVEAADAMVKAARVTLVGYEKIGSGRVTVIVRGDVSEVQASVAAGIENVKRVNGGQVLSTHIIARPHENLEYVLPIRYTEAVEPFRESVSGIRPLNRP; from the coding sequence ATGGCAATCGCAGTTGGAATGGTTGAAACTCTGGGTTTCCCTGCTGTCGTAGAAGCCGCTGATGCGATGGTGAAAGCCGCTCGTGTGACGCTGGTAGGCTACGAAAAGATCGGCAGCGGACGGGTAACAGTGATCGTGCGGGGGGATGTATCAGAAGTACAAGCCTCTGTAGCCGCTGGCATTGAGAACGTGAAGCGGGTAAACGGCGGCCAGGTACTGTCTACTCACATCATTGCGCGTCCCCACGAGAACCTGGAGTATGTTCTGCCAATTCGCTACACCGAGGCAGTAGAACCCTTCCGGGAGAGCGTCAGCGGTATTCGTCCTCTTAACCGCCCCTAA
- a CDS encoding carbon dioxide-concentrating mechanism protein CcmK encodes MPIAVGMIETRGFPAVVEAADAMVKAARVTLVGYEKIGSGRVTVIVRGDVSEVQASVAAGIESAKRVNGGEVISTHIIARPHENLEYVLPIRYTEAVDQFRT; translated from the coding sequence ATGCCGATCGCAGTTGGAATGATTGAGACGCGGGGGTTTCCTGCCGTTGTTGAGGCGGCGGACGCTATGGTCAAAGCGGCTCGGGTGACTCTCGTGGGGTACGAAAAAATTGGAAGCGGACGGGTGACGGTCATCGTGCGGGGTGATGTGTCGGAAGTCCAGGCTTCTGTCGCCGCTGGGATTGAATCTGCCAAGCGGGTTAATGGTGGGGAAGTGATCTCAACCCACATCATTGCGCGTCCCCACGAAAACCTGGAGTATGTGCTGCCGATTCGCTATACCGAGGCGGTAGACCAGTTCCGCACTTAG
- a CDS encoding EutN/CcmL family microcompartment protein: protein MQIARVFGTVTSTQKEPSLRGIKFLVLQLLDDNGEILPGYEVAADNVGAGIGEWVLVSHGSAARQVSGSEQRPVDAAVIAIIDTVSVETGLLYSKREQW, encoded by the coding sequence ATGCAGATTGCCAGAGTATTTGGCACTGTTACCAGTACCCAAAAGGAGCCAAGTCTTCGCGGAATCAAGTTCCTCGTCTTACAACTATTGGATGATAATGGCGAGATTCTACCAGGGTACGAGGTCGCAGCCGATAACGTCGGAGCGGGAATTGGCGAGTGGGTTCTCGTGAGCCACGGCAGCGCTGCTCGCCAAGTGTCAGGCAGTGAACAACGCCCCGTTGATGCCGCTGTGATTGCCATTATTGACACAGTGAGCGTTGAAACTGGTCTCTTATATAGCAAGCGGGAACAGTGGTGA